A single region of the Mycobacterium avium subsp. avium genome encodes:
- a CDS encoding class I SAM-dependent methyltransferase: MSEALTVDPAIASMPRGGPDASWLDRRLQTEKLEYTDRYDIPDEVKQTVVAALDRMGTRAGYHERNARTALDIVADIANPRILELGAGHGKLSAEILTSHPTATVTVSDLDPTSVANIAAGPLGADPRARTQVVDATAIDAPDDSYDLVVFAQAFHHLPPATAVRAIAEATRVGKRFLVIDLPRPRSVQLLLTPLILAPFAAALALVRPSLKHVMHDAYISALRAYSRSAFIALGKAADPRMGVEFLPLSACRLRPGHVGIVFTRPRAS; the protein is encoded by the coding sequence ATGAGCGAGGCACTAACAGTGGATCCGGCGATCGCGTCGATGCCCAGGGGTGGTCCGGATGCTTCCTGGCTCGATCGGCGGTTGCAGACCGAGAAGTTGGAGTACACCGACCGTTACGACATCCCCGACGAGGTCAAGCAGACCGTGGTCGCAGCGCTGGATCGGATGGGCACCCGTGCGGGGTATCACGAAAGGAATGCCCGCACGGCCCTGGACATCGTTGCCGACATCGCCAACCCGCGCATTCTGGAGCTGGGCGCCGGGCACGGCAAGCTCTCCGCCGAGATCCTCACGTCCCATCCCACCGCGACGGTCACCGTCAGCGACCTGGACCCGACCTCGGTCGCCAACATTGCTGCCGGTCCCCTGGGTGCTGATCCCCGGGCGCGAACCCAGGTCGTCGACGCCACCGCCATCGACGCGCCCGACGACAGCTACGACTTGGTGGTATTCGCTCAGGCATTCCACCATTTGCCGCCAGCGACTGCGGTGCGCGCGATCGCCGAAGCCACCCGCGTCGGCAAGCGCTTCCTGGTGATCGACCTGCCCCGGCCGCGGTCGGTGCAGCTCTTGCTCACACCGCTGATCTTGGCGCCGTTCGCGGCCGCACTCGCGCTGGTGCGGCCGTCGTTGAAACACGTCATGCACGACGCGTACATCAGCGCGCTGCGCGCCTACAGCCGCTCGGCGTTCATCGCCCTCGGCAAAGCCGCCGATCCGCGCATGGGCGTCGAATTCCTGCCGTTGTCCGCTTGTCGGCTGCGACCGGGACACGTCGGCATAGTGTTCACTCGACCGCGGGCCAGCTGA
- a CDS encoding TetR family transcriptional regulator, translating into MRTATELRGEILQAAGAEFAQYGLAGARIDRIARVAQASKERLYAHFRDKETLFREVVAAGNREFFSAVTLRPDAVPDFVGGIYDLAREHPEHHRMISWAQLEGIALDEPHAEGQPAFAQHVAAIEAAQADGHVDGAWQPDDLLIVLFGIALAWANSPHPDAATNDPDANARRRAAAVEAARRIIAPSK; encoded by the coding sequence GTGAGAACCGCCACCGAGCTGCGCGGCGAGATCTTGCAGGCTGCCGGGGCAGAGTTCGCCCAGTACGGATTGGCCGGCGCGCGCATCGACCGCATTGCGCGCGTCGCCCAGGCCAGCAAGGAACGCCTCTACGCCCACTTCCGCGACAAGGAAACTCTGTTCCGCGAGGTGGTGGCCGCCGGCAACCGCGAGTTCTTCAGCGCGGTCACGTTGCGCCCCGACGCTGTTCCCGACTTCGTCGGCGGCATCTATGATCTGGCGCGCGAGCACCCGGAACACCACCGCATGATCAGCTGGGCCCAGCTGGAGGGCATCGCACTCGACGAACCCCACGCCGAGGGCCAACCTGCCTTCGCTCAGCATGTCGCGGCCATCGAAGCCGCCCAGGCCGACGGCCACGTCGACGGCGCCTGGCAGCCCGACGACCTGCTGATTGTGCTCTTCGGCATCGCACTGGCATGGGCCAACTCACCGCACCCCGACGCCGCGACCAATGACCCCGACGCCAATGCGCGCCGCCGCGCCGCCGCCGTCGAAGCTGCGCGCCGTATCATCGCCCCATCGAAGTAG
- a CDS encoding single-stranded DNA-binding protein produces the protein MAGDTTITVVGNLTADPELRFTPSGAAVANFTVASTPRIYDRQSGEWKDGEALFLRCNIWREAAENVAESLTRGSRVIVTGRLKQRSFETREGEKRTVVEVEVDEIGPSLRYATAKVNKASRSGGGGGGFGGGSRQQSAPASSAPADDPWGSASASGSFGGGDDEPPF, from the coding sequence GTGGCTGGTGACACCACTATCACCGTTGTCGGAAACCTGACCGCTGACCCCGAGCTGCGGTTCACGCCGTCGGGTGCTGCCGTCGCGAATTTCACCGTGGCGTCGACGCCGCGCATCTACGACCGCCAGAGCGGGGAGTGGAAGGACGGCGAGGCGCTGTTCCTGCGGTGCAACATCTGGCGGGAGGCCGCCGAGAACGTCGCGGAGAGCCTCACCCGGGGATCCCGCGTCATTGTCACCGGCCGGCTCAAGCAGCGTTCGTTCGAGACCCGGGAGGGCGAGAAGCGCACCGTGGTCGAGGTCGAGGTCGACGAGATCGGCCCGTCGTTGCGGTATGCCACCGCCAAGGTCAACAAGGCCTCCCGCAGCGGCGGCGGCGGTGGCGGCTTCGGCGGGGGATCCCGCCAGCAGTCCGCGCCGGCCAGCAGCGCACCCGCCGACGACCCGTGGGGCAGTGCGTCGGCGTCGGGCTCGTTCGGTGGCGGCGATGACGAACCGCCGTTCTAA
- the rplI gene encoding 50S ribosomal protein L9: MKLILTADVDHLGAVGDTVEVKDGYGRNFLLPRGLAIVASRGAQKQADDIRRARETKAVRDLDHANELKTAIEALGPVTLPVKTAGDSGKLFGSVTAGDVVAAIKKAGGPNLDKRIVRLPKAHIKALGTHPVAVHLHPEVDVEVALEVVPQS, encoded by the coding sequence ATGAAGCTGATTCTGACGGCTGACGTCGACCATCTTGGCGCCGTCGGCGACACTGTCGAGGTCAAGGACGGCTACGGCCGCAACTTCCTGCTGCCGCGGGGCTTGGCGATCGTGGCCTCGCGCGGCGCGCAGAAGCAGGCCGACGACATTCGCCGGGCCCGCGAGACGAAGGCGGTGCGCGACCTCGACCACGCCAACGAGCTCAAGACCGCGATCGAGGCGCTGGGGCCGGTGACGCTGCCGGTGAAGACGGCCGGGGATTCCGGGAAGCTGTTCGGCTCGGTGACCGCCGGCGACGTCGTCGCGGCGATCAAGAAGGCCGGCGGCCCCAACCTGGACAAACGGATCGTGCGGCTGCCCAAGGCGCACATCAAGGCTCTTGGTACCCACCCGGTGGCCGTGCACCTGCACCCCGAGGTCGACGTCGAGGTCGCGCTCGAGGTCGTCCCGCAGAGCTAA
- the rpsF gene encoding 30S ribosomal protein S6, protein MRPYEIMVILDPTLDERTVAPSLETFLNVVRKDGGSVEKVDIWGRRRLAYEIAKHAEGIYVVIDLKAEPATVSELDRQLSLNESVLRTKVMRTDKH, encoded by the coding sequence ATGCGTCCATACGAAATCATGGTCATTCTTGACCCCACGCTCGACGAGCGCACCGTTGCCCCGTCCTTGGAGACGTTCCTCAACGTCGTCCGCAAGGACGGTGGATCCGTCGAAAAGGTCGACATCTGGGGCCGGCGCCGGCTGGCCTACGAGATCGCCAAGCACGCCGAAGGCATCTACGTCGTCATCGACCTGAAGGCCGAGCCCGCGACAGTGTCCGAGCTCGACCGCCAGCTCAGCCTCAACGAGTCGGTGCTGCGCACCAAGGTGATGCGCACCGACAAGCACTAA
- the dnaB gene encoding replicative DNA helicase — protein sequence MAVVDDLTSGMDSSSPSEDFGRQPPQDLAAEQAVLGGMLLSKDAIADVLERLRPGDFYRPAHQNVYDAILDLYGRGEPADAVTVAAELDRRNLLRRIGGAPYLHTLISTVPTAANAGYYATIVAEKALLRRLVEAGTRVVQYGYAGAEGADVAEVVDRAQAEIYEVAERRTTEDFVPLEDLLQPTMDEIDAIASNGGVARGVPTGFTELDEVTNGLHAGQMIIVAARPGVGKALALDTPLPTPTGWTTMGDVAVGDELLGDDGRPTRVVAATDVMLGRPCYEVEFSDGTVIVADAAHQWLTETRVSRKSAQAAAVGYNRYKNQRTFAAVRTTAEIAETLRCPAQDRRLNHSVVNARALELPDREFLVPPYTLGAWLGDGTSAAAQITAADPEIIMRIEAEDSGAGVGTLQARLRTIGVLGNKHIPTEYLRGSEAQRRALLAGLLDTDGTVTVGGAVQFSVTNQRLARDVNELIVSLGYRCQTSTKRVQGRSETSSIAYTLTFSTADKVFALERKAIAHKERRAVTGTSRGGSRFIVDVRPIEPVAVRCVEVDNDSHMYLASRAMVPTHNSTLGLDFLRSCSIKHRMASVIFSLEMSKSEIVMRLLSAEAKIKLSDMRSGRMSDEDWTRLARRMSEISEAPLYIDDSPNLTMMEIRAKARRLRQKADLRLVVVDYLQLMSSGKKVESRQLEVSEFSRQLKLLAKELEVPVVAISQLNRGPEQRTDKKPMLSDLRESGSLEQDADMVILLNRPDAFERDDPRGGEADFILAKHRNGPTKTVTVAHQLHLSRFANMAR from the coding sequence GTGGCGGTCGTCGATGACTTGACGTCGGGCATGGATTCGTCGTCGCCCAGTGAGGATTTCGGGCGACAGCCACCGCAGGACCTGGCGGCCGAGCAGGCCGTGCTGGGCGGCATGCTGCTGAGCAAGGACGCCATCGCCGACGTGCTGGAACGGCTGCGGCCCGGCGACTTCTACCGTCCCGCGCACCAGAACGTCTACGACGCGATCCTGGACCTGTACGGGCGGGGTGAGCCGGCCGACGCCGTGACCGTCGCCGCGGAGCTGGACCGCCGTAATCTGCTGCGCCGCATCGGCGGTGCGCCGTATCTGCACACGCTGATCTCGACGGTGCCGACCGCGGCGAACGCGGGCTACTACGCGACGATCGTGGCCGAGAAGGCGCTGTTGCGCCGCCTGGTGGAGGCCGGCACCCGGGTGGTGCAGTACGGCTACGCGGGCGCCGAGGGCGCCGATGTGGCCGAGGTGGTCGATCGCGCACAGGCCGAGATCTACGAGGTGGCCGAGCGCCGGACGACGGAGGATTTCGTTCCGCTCGAGGATCTGCTGCAGCCGACGATGGACGAGATCGACGCCATCGCCTCCAACGGTGGTGTGGCGCGCGGCGTGCCGACCGGTTTCACCGAACTCGACGAGGTGACCAACGGCCTGCACGCCGGTCAGATGATCATCGTGGCGGCCAGGCCTGGAGTGGGCAAGGCGCTGGCGTTGGATACGCCGCTGCCGACGCCGACCGGGTGGACGACGATGGGCGATGTCGCGGTCGGTGACGAGTTGCTCGGCGACGACGGGCGGCCGACGCGGGTGGTAGCGGCGACCGACGTGATGCTGGGACGGCCATGCTACGAGGTCGAGTTTTCTGATGGGACGGTGATCGTCGCCGACGCTGCGCATCAGTGGCTGACCGAAACACGCGTATCCCGAAAGTCAGCGCAGGCAGCGGCCGTTGGCTACAACCGGTACAAGAATCAGCGCACCTTTGCGGCGGTGCGAACGACTGCCGAGATCGCCGAAACCCTGCGCTGCCCCGCCCAAGACCGGCGGTTGAACCACAGCGTGGTCAATGCGCGCGCGCTCGAGCTCCCGGACCGCGAATTCCTGGTGCCCCCTTACACACTCGGCGCCTGGCTCGGGGATGGCACCAGCGCCGCCGCGCAGATCACCGCTGCCGATCCCGAAATCATCATGCGGATTGAAGCGGAAGACTCAGGCGCTGGCGTGGGGACGTTGCAGGCGCGGCTGCGCACCATCGGCGTGCTCGGCAACAAGCACATTCCGACGGAATACCTGCGGGGGTCCGAGGCGCAGCGGCGTGCCTTGCTCGCCGGCTTGCTCGACACCGACGGAACCGTGACGGTCGGCGGTGCCGTCCAATTTTCGGTTACCAACCAACGGCTGGCGCGTGATGTCAACGAGCTTATTGTCAGCCTCGGCTATCGCTGCCAGACCTCGACCAAACGTGTCCAGGGCCGCTCCGAAACGTCGAGCATCGCCTACACCCTGACCTTTTCCACCGCAGACAAAGTGTTCGCGTTGGAGCGAAAGGCCATCGCGCACAAGGAGCGCCGGGCCGTAACAGGCACCTCACGCGGTGGGTCGCGCTTCATCGTGGACGTCCGCCCGATCGAGCCGGTGGCCGTGCGCTGCGTCGAGGTGGACAACGACAGCCACATGTATCTGGCGAGCAGGGCGATGGTGCCCACACACAACTCCACCCTCGGTCTCGACTTTTTGCGGTCGTGTTCGATCAAGCACCGGATGGCCAGCGTCATCTTCTCGCTGGAGATGAGCAAGTCCGAGATCGTGATGCGGCTGTTGTCGGCGGAGGCGAAAATCAAACTCTCCGATATGCGTTCGGGTCGCATGAGCGACGAGGACTGGACCCGGTTGGCGCGGCGGATGAGCGAAATCAGCGAGGCGCCACTGTATATCGACGATTCGCCGAACTTGACGATGATGGAGATCCGCGCCAAGGCGCGCCGGCTGCGGCAGAAAGCCGATCTGCGGCTGGTGGTGGTCGATTACCTGCAGCTGATGTCGTCGGGAAAGAAGGTCGAGTCCCGGCAGCTCGAGGTCTCCGAATTCTCCCGTCAGCTCAAGCTTTTGGCCAAGGAACTCGAGGTTCCCGTCGTGGCGATCAGCCAGCTGAACCGCGGTCCCGAGCAACGCACCGACAAGAAGCCGATGCTGTCCGACCTTCGCGAGTCGGGATCGCTGGAGCAGGATGCGGACATGGTGATCCTGCTGAATCGGCCCGACGCGTTCGAGCGGGACGATCCGCGTGGGGGAGAGGCGGATTTCATTCTGGCCAAACACCGTAACGGTCCGACCAAGACGGTGACCGTCGCGCATCAGCTGCATCTATCACGCTTCGCCAACATGGCGCGCTGA
- the rpsR gene encoding 30S ribosomal protein S18 translates to MAKSNKRRPAPEKPVKARKCVFCAKKDQAIDYKDTALLRTYISERGKIRARRVTGNCVQHQRDIAIAVKNAREVALLPFTSSAR, encoded by the coding sequence ATGGCCAAGTCCAACAAGCGGCGCCCGGCTCCGGAAAAGCCGGTGAAGGCACGGAAGTGTGTCTTCTGCGCGAAGAAGGATCAAGCGATCGATTACAAGGACACCGCGCTGCTGCGCACTTACATCAGTGAGCGCGGCAAGATCCGTGCGCGTCGCGTCACCGGCAATTGCGTGCAGCACCAACGCGACATCGCCATCGCGGTGAAGAACGCCCGCGAGGTGGCGCTGCTGCCCTTCACCTCCTCGGCGCGTTAA
- a CDS encoding lysophospholipid acyltransferase family protein — protein MNSPARQLLSATADDQRARRQAAIERALFGLAHQWDRVRPVYKPYVDGLENLPSDGRFLLVANHSYTPSSEILLLLYEVQRHLGRRVRALMDRRFGRFAGLAADVLAAGGGIVGTREGTAELMRANEPILVFPGGAREIGKGKDQLNTLQWGDRAGFARLAIEHNYPIVTAAVVGGDDMYKILTTSDGTWAQLNKKVSRWLGSDADLLLPLSRGIGPTLLPRPQRLYARFSRPIDTTRPKGTPHDEWLTKVRETAKTDLESNLAALLAIRATDPFRNLAPWAWRKAVMPHPAQDR, from the coding sequence ATGAATTCACCAGCAAGACAACTACTCTCGGCAACGGCTGATGACCAGCGCGCGCGCCGACAAGCCGCGATCGAACGTGCCCTCTTCGGATTGGCACACCAATGGGATCGGGTACGCCCCGTCTACAAGCCCTATGTTGACGGGTTGGAGAACCTGCCTTCAGACGGCAGATTCCTGTTGGTGGCCAATCACAGCTATACACCATCGAGTGAAATCCTGCTGCTGCTTTATGAGGTTCAGCGGCACCTGGGCCGGCGAGTACGTGCGTTGATGGATCGTCGGTTCGGCCGGTTCGCAGGCTTGGCGGCCGATGTGCTGGCCGCCGGTGGAGGCATCGTCGGCACCCGCGAAGGCACCGCCGAACTCATGCGCGCTAACGAGCCCATCCTGGTATTTCCCGGTGGTGCACGAGAAATCGGTAAGGGAAAAGACCAACTCAACACACTGCAGTGGGGTGACCGGGCAGGGTTCGCACGCCTCGCCATCGAGCACAACTACCCGATCGTCACGGCTGCCGTTGTCGGTGGCGACGACATGTACAAGATTCTCACCACCAGCGATGGCACGTGGGCGCAGCTCAACAAGAAAGTCAGCAGATGGCTGGGCAGTGACGCCGATCTGCTGCTGCCCCTGTCACGCGGTATAGGCCCGACGCTGCTGCCCCGCCCTCAACGCCTTTATGCGCGCTTCTCGCGTCCCATCGACACGACAAGGCCGAAGGGCACCCCTCACGACGAGTGGCTGACAAAAGTCAGAGAGACCGCGAAGACGGATCTAGAATCCAATCTTGCCGCTCTGCTTGCGATTCGCGCAACCGACCCCTTTCGGAATCTGGCGCCCTGGGCGTGGCGGAAGGCCGTGATGCCACATCCCGCACAAGATAGATAA
- a CDS encoding MmpS family transport accessory protein, with translation MTFLKRGWVLLVVIVALIVGGVAVVRLNGVFPGPGLPKPDPRDATPPYASKTAIYEILGPPGTTGVVNWMDAESLPQRASFTTLPWSKTIVAEMPGIFAYVVAQGDGPFIGCRITVDGRLVDQQESHNRDAQVSCLDKSA, from the coding sequence GTGACGTTTCTCAAGCGGGGATGGGTTCTGTTGGTGGTAATCGTGGCGTTGATCGTCGGTGGGGTTGCGGTGGTCCGACTCAACGGCGTGTTCCCCGGGCCGGGTCTGCCCAAGCCCGATCCGCGGGATGCGACCCCGCCGTATGCCTCCAAGACGGCCATCTACGAAATCCTGGGACCGCCCGGGACGACGGGCGTCGTCAACTGGATGGACGCGGAGTCACTGCCGCAGCGGGCCAGTTTCACCACGTTGCCGTGGTCGAAGACGATCGTGGCGGAGATGCCCGGCATCTTCGCCTATGTCGTGGCCCAGGGCGATGGCCCGTTCATCGGCTGCCGGATCACCGTTGACGGCAGGCTGGTCGATCAGCAGGAGTCCCACAACAGGGACGCGCAGGTTTCCTGCTTGGACAAGTCCGCGTGA